The stretch of DNA CCCCAGGCAACCCGTGCTGTATGGCCCAACAAGCCCAATAGCACGCACGCCGCAGCCTAGGAGGTGACATATGAAACTGCACGAACGACTACGCGAGCTCCGCAGTGAACGCGGGCTGCGGCTCAAGGACATTGCCGAGACCGCCGGAATCAGCGTTCCGTACCTCAGCGATCTGGAGCGCGGGCGTACCAACCCGAGCCTGGAGACCCTGCAAACGTTGGCCGGGGCTTACGCCATCACGGTTCACGATCTTCTGGAGGGCGTCGAATTTTACGGCGCGTCTACTGAAGGCGCTTTGCCCAAAGGTCTATCGGACTTGGTGGCCGACCCCACGCTGGGGCCACAAATCACGCCCGATTGGGTTCGCACCCTGTCCCGCATCGAACTGCGTGGCAAGCGCCCCCGCGACAAGCAGGACTGGTACGAAATCTACCTGCACCTGAAACGCATCCTGAACTGATCCAATCGGGTTGGTGTTGGA from Deinococcus sp. QL22 encodes:
- a CDS encoding helix-turn-helix domain-containing protein, with translation MKLHERLRELRSERGLRLKDIAETAGISVPYLSDLERGRTNPSLETLQTLAGAYAITVHDLLEGVEFYGASTEGALPKGLSDLVADPTLGPQITPDWVRTLSRIELRGKRPRDKQDWYEIYLHLKRILN